From Elusimicrobiota bacterium:
CGACCAGTCGCACCGCCTCTTGTTTGAATTCCAGTGTGTAGCGTGCCCGTGTCGCTTTCGTCATGTCGTTCTCCTTGCGTGGATTGAATCACACGTCAAGGGATACGTTTTTCGTGGGCAAGGTCAAGGCATTCGACGAAACAAATGCTGAGCTTATTGCCCAAGCAGAGCAAGAGAAGCTGGAGGTAGCGCGAGACACTCCGTTCAAGGCCGCTTATGACCGATTTCTGGGAGAATTGCGGACCTATAGGGATCAGCTCCCAGAACAGTTAATGGCCGGCCTCAATGACGCCGCCAAGGATCTTTACAACGCATTCAATCGCAATGACCGTGATGAAGACAAGCTTGCGGCATTGCATCTCCCATTGGCTGGTGATGGGAAGATTGAGATCAGCTTCCGCGGCAATCCAGCCGCTCGCGTCGATGCGCTCCATGTCCTCAGCGAAGGCCATGTCCGCTGTCTGGGATTGGCAATCCTCATGGCCAAGGCAAAGAGCATAGAGTGCCCGGTCATAGTCTTCGATGACGCCATCAATGCGATCGACCACGACCATCGAGGAGGCATCAGAGAGGCAATTTTTGACAGCGATCAATTCGCTCAAACCCAGCTGATCGTCACATGCCACAGCAACGAATTCATCAAGGATATCCAGCAGCACCTCCCCGCTCAGCGACGCGGTGCATGCCAGGTCTACTTGTTCCGTCACCACGACGGCAACTATCAACCAAGAGTGACCGGCAACATCCCTAGCGCGAACTACATCGCCAAGGCCAGATCCGCGAGGGAAGCGCTGAATGATAGGGAGGCCTTGGCAGCTTCTCGCCAAGCCCTCGAAATGCTGTCTGAGAAGACATGGCGTTGGCTGGGAAGCCACGATCAGGGCGTCTTAAATCTCCTGCTCGCTGGCGTCGGCGCTGAGCCCGCTCTGAGGAATCTTTGCGAAGCGCTGGTCAAGAAGTTGCGCGATGCACAAACCTTCAACCACGCCAACAAAGATCCCCTCTTGACAGCCTACGGCCGAGTTCTAGGAATCCCTGTCAACAACCTTGTGTGGACCTACCTCAACAAAGGTACTCATGAAGAGGCTGAACGCGATGATTTTGATGGCGAGCTCGTCGAATCCGTGGTCCAAACGCTAGAAGAACTTGACCGTCTCGATCTACGGTTTGGTCGGTAGCGAGTCGCTTTTTGTGTCGCGCGCTGCCCCGACGCCCCCACCGTTGAATAGCGCGACGATTTGCAGTGCAGTGCCCCATGAGAAGCAGCGCGTCCGGTTCGGAATTATCGTCCGTCGAAATACATTCGTTCAAGGGGTAGAACCCTCTACGCAGAAAAAGGAATAAGCCGAGAGATTTGTTCGCCATCCGCGCAACCGGCCCATATAACGTCGCTCGTGCCAGCGATGACAAAAACATGTTGCGCCACGCTGGTTCCAAAGATCTCCCCCCATGCTCTGTGATCGGTCGGAGACGGATTAGGTATTGCTTCTGGATGTGTATGCCACTCACCGAGATAGTCGGTGGTGTGCCCCGATTCTTTCCACATGCGCAGAGCCTGGGCCTGATGGTCGGGATCTTTGCGAACGAACGACACGCGCGTGGCCCTGTCCTGGGGCCCTGGTTTAGTCGCGTGGGTGATGTGCAAGTGCAGCCCGCGCCGGTAGCCGAGCAAGATGCCGCCTGACTCTGGCAGTTGAGAGGTCAGCTGCCGATGGTGAGCAATCACCGCAAGCACAGTGGACTCAAAAAGAACCAAACCATCCGCAACCAAGGGATTCTTGAACACGAGGCAAGCTGGCTCAGGAACTCGCTTTGCCGATGCATGTTTCGCCATCATCCAGCCTTGTTCGAGTTCGATGATGAACCGCAAGCTGAGCACGTATCGAGCCGCTTTGGGTCCTGGCTTTTCACTGGGTGAACATCAGCGCCGGGACGCACAAGAACACGCAACCGTGGAGACACTTGATCTCGCAACCAGTCAGCAATCGCATCTGTTGCAAGCGCAGCGGCGTGCATAGGAGCAGAGACTGCGTAAGGGGTTAATGCGTGGCAACCTTTCATGATCCAGGTCGGAGAATTGCTTTTCTCGATCGGGAACCGTTCTACGCGCCGGCCCTGTGCATCGGTATAGCGAAGGCAATGAAAACAGGCCCCTTTTTCAGCATCAACCCAGAACGACTGAACCGCGCCGCCCGTGCCCGAAATGCGAACGTAGAGAACCGGGCATGCCGATTTTCGTTGAGCCATGTGCTTGGCGTTGATAGCCTCGCTCACCGCCTCTTCGCCGGTGGCATCAATGAGTAAATCTCCCTTGAACAGATCGCGCATTGCCAAGGCATTGCCCCAGATGCCGTCCACCTTTGCCAGGGGGAAAGTGCGATGCAGCTCCTCTTTCATCGCGGTGGGTTTGTCTTTCAACAAGGACGGATAACCGAGGGCATGCCTGCCAAGGTTTTCAGAGCTCATCGAATCAGGATCAATGATCCGAAGGTGTCCACGCTTACCCTGCCCCGCCCCCAAGCGAACCAAGGCCTCGGCCAGATGACTGCCGATCGCGCCGCAGCCAATGACGGTGATGCGCTTGTTCGTAAGATCATCGAAATCAAGGTTCCTAGAATGGATGAACTCTGCACTCCAATCTACAACGGCAAGCCGAACGATGCACCGCCCTTTACCGCTGGAATGCATCTGCTGGCGATAGACCGATGGCTTTCTATGACCCGCTTTTCGCACCAGCGCATTGCCCAGTGGAATCTCAATCCCCAGCCACCCGGCTGGACTCTTGATCATCAGATAGAGGAAAGGCCATTTCAGATAGCCCCGATCGTGCCCCAATCGATGCTGAAAATCCCCGGAGAGATCTTTGTCCCAAGCTTTGAGCCACGTGAATAAGGATTGCAGGTCAGTGGGAAAAGACTCGCTCATCGGTGGCCATTTGGTCGTGCGAAGAACCCAGGCGAAACCGTTGCCATAGTCACGTAAAGATTCACCCACCGCCTCCGCAATCGCGGCAAGCTCATCGGGTTTATCGCCAAAGATGAAATAGCCTTCGCCAAGCGCTGCCACATTGGAGTTGGCACTCTCTTCCGAAAGCCCTGCCTTTATCACAACCCAAGGCGCCGGCAGCTGTCCTACCGACCACTGCGCAAGGTATTCGCGCGTCAACTCGTCTCGTCGGTACTCGGGGTCGAGTGCAAGACTGTCCAATACCTCGGTTGCTTGGGCCACGCACTGTGCCACCGCAACGACGGGATCGAAGCGGTTGAGAACAACGGCTCCATGCGTGTAATAGCAAAGCCCATTGCGGGCGGTCAGATGAGCTTGCACGCCTTCAAGCGATGCAGGCCGTTCGAGCAGGCGGATGGTCGGATAGGAAACAAAGTCCCAGTCCGAGATGCCTAACTCGACCTTGATGGCGCCTTGCTTGCAAGGAAGTGTGCCACGAAACCAGAGGACACCACGCCTGCGTTTGAAGTAGGAAAATCCATGCGCCACCAGGTGGCGCATGACCTGTTCTTCCGCTGACACTTGCGCCACAGACTATCCCGCATATGTGTTGTTGACGACGGGTGGCACCACGACCCTAGCGGGCGTTTCTCGTACCTGATCCGCTGGTGAGTCGTTCTCAACATCAGCTTCGCGGTTCGGGATGCGCGGACCCAACTGGCCACGCAACGCGACAATCACAGCACTTTTTTGTTGAAGGACATTGAACAGCGCCCCTTGCAGGTTGGTGCTGAGCTGGGTGGCGCGCTGTTGCGCTTCCAGCCGTCCCATCGCATCAAGCCGATTGAAATTGTGCTCGTCGTCGATGCCTGCTTCGAAAAAATCGTTGGCAAGACCGGCAGGAAGGAATCCGGCGACGTGAGCCAATGCCTTGTCGTCGCGCCCAGGCTGTTTGTCGAAATGACGGCACGCCAGCAGCATCAAGAGCACAGAGCTGGGACCACCTTTGGCCCACTGGTGATCCCGCCATGCTTTGAGGTAGCGCCACACGCGTTGGAGCTGCTCACCATGTACTTTAAGTTGGTCCCGGAACCAGCCTGCAATGTGTTCCGCATCGGAAGGCTCCCAGACACCTTTGCGGGTTGCGACCATCATGCCTTCGAAGTCGTCCCATTCCTGCTCGATTTGGATTTCGGCGGCTTCATTCAAACGTTCCATGGACAAGGTGACCGAATCCATGGCCACTGCCTTCTCAGTTCGCTCGATCTCTCGATCGGAGACCCTGGCAAACTGATCAGCAGGTGCGGCATAGAGGGCGACGTCTACGTGCGCTCCCTTGCCAACGTGGACTCGAATGCAGTGATCTTTGTCCTTCTTACCAAGCTGCCAACCTTCCCGCACGCATAGTTCGCGCAACAAAGATTCGACCAAGTCAAAGTAGGCCCGGGCCGCCACTCTCGGTGTGCCAGTCTCTTCCCACGCTTCTACTGGCAGATAAACACCATAGTCCCAGTCCATTTCCTGGGGTGGTGCTTGATCCGGCTGGATGCATGCCCGGTAGGCCCAGGAACCCTGCGTGCGAAAACGTGGGGAGACGGTCTTTTCCATGCCCAGCGCTGTCTTGCTGGCCGCTTGGATGCCTACCCGCAGATGGTCGCGAATCTTATTCTTGGCTGCTCGCAACCCAGCCTCTTGCTCGGCGAGGGGCACAATCGCCTGATAGAAAGCGGACTCGCCATGCAACAGTTTGTGGAACTTACGCATGGTCTGTCTCCTGATGATTTGCGGCGGCGCCATGGAAAAACACGGGTTGGGAAGCGGTATAAGTCATCATGTTTTTGAACTGAGGGTCGCTGAGTAGAACCTTCGACCGTTGCATTGCCCTGCCCAGCAGTATTTGGCGCGCGGCATCATCGGTCTTGTCCAAATCAACCGATCGAGCCGACTGATCGGTCAGCGTGTCATCAATGTGCATGTAGCGCTTCTCCGACAGGCGTTGGCGCAACATGTAATGGGTCAGCGTCTCATTAGCCGAGATTGCCAAACCAAAAAGCCGTCCGGGCATGCCAATCGGATTTCCGCCGCCCCAGTCCAGCGCTCCTCCGTCGCTGTTTCCACCCGCATTGACGGTGTATTTGCTCGACATGGTGCCGATAGACATCAAACGGACCTCAGCGGCAGGCACTCCAAGGAAATGTTCCATCTCGTGCAGGGCGATCAGGCCTGGCGCATTAACGATCAGGCCTCCATCCACATACTGCGTGTTGTCGAACGTGTGTCGAGGAAAATAGCTGGGCGCCGCGCTCGTTGCCAAAGCGACATCCACAAGAGACTTCCTGTGATCGGTCCGAAAGTCCCTGTGGTGCGCGGTTTTAAACATCACTGGATCGCCGGTGGTGTAGCTGATCGAGGGGATCAGCACCGGATGCTGACAATCGCCCAGGGTCCGAGAACCGAAGACGTCCTCGCTTCGCAGCAGTCTGGCCAACCCATCGGACGAATACTTGGATTTAAAGAGGCCCTTTGCTCGCCGCTTGAAGATTGCCGATCCATGCTGTTCGAAAAGATTGACCAGCATGGCTGCGGGCAACTCGCAGGCGAGCCCAAGCGCCAAAATCCCGCCGATGGACGTACCGGCTAAGAGATCGAAATGCTGGGCCACT
This genomic window contains:
- a CDS encoding CBASS cGAMP-activated phospholipase; its protein translation is MDDRTDACQGQILALSGGGYRGLYTAKILACIEEDIGHPVAQHFDLLAGTSIGGILALGLACELPAAMLVNLFEQHGSAIFKRRAKGLFKSKYSSDGLARLLRSEDVFGSRTLGDCQHPVLIPSISYTTGDPVMFKTAHHRDFRTDHRKSLVDVALATSAAPSYFPRHTFDNTQYVDGGLIVNAPGLIALHEMEHFLGVPAAEVRLMSIGTMSSKYTVNAGGNSDGGALDWGGGNPIGMPGRLFGLAISANETLTHYMLRQRLSEKRYMHIDDTLTDQSARSVDLDKTDDAARQILLGRAMQRSKVLLSDPQFKNMMTYTASQPVFFHGAAANHQETDHA
- a CDS encoding Mov34/MPN/PAD-1 family protein, with amino-acid sequence MRFIIELEQGWMMAKHASAKRVPEPACLVFKNPLVADGLVLFESTVLAVIAHHRQLTSQLPESGGILLGYRRGLHLHITHATKPGPQDRATRVSFVRKDPDHQAQALRMWKESGHTTDYLGEWHTHPEAIPNPSPTDHRAWGEIFGTSVAQHVFVIAGTSDVIWAGCADGEQISRLIPFSA
- a CDS encoding ThiF family adenylyltransferase; translated protein: MRHLVAHGFSYFKRRRGVLWFRGTLPCKQGAIKVELGISDWDFVSYPTIRLLERPASLEGVQAHLTARNGLCYYTHGAVVLNRFDPVVAVAQCVAQATEVLDSLALDPEYRRDELTREYLAQWSVGQLPAPWVVIKAGLSEESANSNVAALGEGYFIFGDKPDELAAIAEAVGESLRDYGNGFAWVLRTTKWPPMSESFPTDLQSLFTWLKAWDKDLSGDFQHRLGHDRGYLKWPFLYLMIKSPAGWLGIEIPLGNALVRKAGHRKPSVYRQQMHSSGKGRCIVRLAVVDWSAEFIHSRNLDFDDLTNKRITVIGCGAIGSHLAEALVRLGAGQGKRGHLRIIDPDSMSSENLGRHALGYPSLLKDKPTAMKEELHRTFPLAKVDGIWGNALAMRDLFKGDLLIDATGEEAVSEAINAKHMAQRKSACPVLYVRISGTGGAVQSFWVDAEKGACFHCLRYTDAQGRRVERFPIEKSNSPTWIMKGCHALTPYAVSAPMHAAALATDAIADWLRDQVSPRLRVLVRPGADVHPVKSQDPKRLDTCSACGSSSNSNKAG
- a CDS encoding CBASS cGAMP synthase; its protein translation is MRKFHKLLHGESAFYQAIVPLAEQEAGLRAAKNKIRDHLRVGIQAASKTALGMEKTVSPRFRTQGSWAYRACIQPDQAPPQEMDWDYGVYLPVEAWEETGTPRVAARAYFDLVESLLRELCVREGWQLGKKDKDHCIRVHVGKGAHVDVALYAAPADQFARVSDREIERTEKAVAMDSVTLSMERLNEAAEIQIEQEWDDFEGMMVATRKGVWEPSDAEHIAGWFRDQLKVHGEQLQRVWRYLKAWRDHQWAKGGPSSVLLMLLACRHFDKQPGRDDKALAHVAGFLPAGLANDFFEAGIDDEHNFNRLDAMGRLEAQQRATQLSTNLQGALFNVLQQKSAVIVALRGQLGPRIPNREADVENDSPADQVRETPARVVVPPVVNNTYAG